The DNA sequence aaacaggaaaaaaaaaaaagtactcagAAGTATCTAGTGGCAAAATATGAatcattcacataaaaaaagtaGCTAAATTTAAAGAAATCCACAGATGACTTAATCCAAAATCTCAAATTGATCCCATTGTAACGTGCTTATATTCTTTGTGTATCCGTATCCATACCGGTGCTTCCAAGAGTGAATATTTTGGAACAAGCACAAACGTAGGAGCTACAAAGAAGCGAGACCTGGAGGCGCTGAATGGCTTGCTGAAAAGTCGGAACGGACGCTCTTAGGGGTTCGTTGTTGGGGTCCGTAGACGAAGAATTCTGTGGAATTGCCGAGGTGCTGACTGCAGATACACCAATTCGGGTAAAGTGGCGGCGGAGGAAGAGCCGCTTGCAGAGACGGCTAGGAATGGGCTTGCCGGCGCGGAGCAGGGAGAGGCCAGAGGTGTGGGGTTTGAGGAAGGAGATCACCAGGGGGAATGCGAGGAGTGCCATGGTTAGCCTGGCTCTGAGTGTGAGGCTTGGAGAGACGCTTAGCCAGTTGGGTTTTATCAGTTGAACAATAGGACTTTGGGTTTTAACAAAGAAGTTGTGTCGAAGACTAATTTTTTACATCGACAAAAGCGACTTAGAAAATGAGTATTTAAAGGGTAACTTAGTTTTCACAGCGAGATTTCGACACAATAAGTTCACTCTCCAGAAGTGTTGTGACAATGTTGCCCGACTTAACAGCCTGATACAAAATATTGCGTATCGTTACAAAACAcgtaatgaaaaataatatttatagtcgtgaTTATACAAATCAcgtatagttattttaaaaaaaataattaacataagactcatataaaaaaaattaatttttaaatcataaattttactttttttaaaataattataagatatttataattttataattatacgtAACATtgcttttaaattattgtacgAACAGATCGAATAATTTAAAGGAGAAAATTATTCATGCTTAcgtacagagagagagagagtattttttatttttttttataaacgaGAGTATTTTTTCTTTACCGAGGAACAAAATTCTATCTTGTCGAGGGAAAATGGCCACCGCCGAAGAAGCGGAAGTGTTGGCAGAATTAGAGGCCGTGCAAGCAGTATACGGAGACGATTGCGTGGTTATGGATTCTTACCCTCCGCACCTCCACGTCCACATCAAGCCTCGCACCGCCGATGTCACTTCCCAACAGGTTACTTTGCTTTTTTCACTTCTCCGAGTCCGGATTGAGTTCTTGCCGATGCAATAATTgaaactgaaaaagaaaattgtgtaGCTTGAGATTGAAATTTATGGATTCTGAATCCTCTAGGAAAAAGTTTCGAAGCTATATGGATTCTGCCAGCTACTTAGCCTGAAATAGAGATTCATGGATTCTTGGACTTGATACTGGTTTATgaattattcttcttaaaaCTTTTTGAAGTTGATGAGATCCAGATTTATTAGCAGCAGGAAGAGCGAGATTACTCgagtcttttcttttttaattgtttttcacgggattaattttatgatttatgccGTTGAATTGAAATCGTTAGAACTCTATAGTTTGCATCTCATTGTGCTTGCGTATATTGTATTCGAGTGTACGTATGCAGATAGTGATGTTTTAGTATACTGTTTTGACTGCTAAAAGAACCGGTTTGTTTAACAGCTTAAATGATCTTAGGTAGGTAATGTTTAGTAATCCAGTCCATTTCATCTGTATCTTCAAAACTCGCATTTGCATTCATCTTTCATGTGAATATGAAACCTGATGGTAAGTATTAGGATATGTACCCGAGGCCTATTCGCTTTGATCCTATATCTTACAATTAGTTTCTCTAGTAGAGGAAGTTTACATATAATTGTGCATTATTGATTGCAATATTGCAACTTCTTCCTTGGATGATTTATTGGTGTAATCGACTTTGTAATACAAtaccatttatttttattcaacttttctctTTGTAGTTTGTGGAGGCACTTCTTGGCATCCGAGGAGGTTCCCAGGTATATCAAAACATATACACACTCATACTGATGCATATATGCTTTCATAAGCAAATAGATGCAGTGGTTagtaagtatatatgtatagatGCCTTGTATACATGATCTCTGGTTACATTTTCTACCAGTATGATGATCTATGAAAACATAGGGCTTTGTTTAGTGATAAAGaaataagataatatatattttgttgattTCCTTTATGGTTGTGCGTgtttgggtttttgtttttgggatgGTGGGGGGTTTCAGGGTCATGACTCATGCTTCAGTATACTagaatgcaaaatatatttttccaacCAGTGATTACTTGCTTTGACATTTTTGTGATTATGTTCTAATAATCTAGCTAGTGATTATTGCATGTCATCTTATAGACTCTGCACTAACAATTTCTGTATCATGGTAGTATCCAAAGGAGCCACCTCATATTGATCTAATTGATTCCAAGGGTCTTGATGAACAAAGGCAAAAGGATTTGGTGACTTGTATACGAGACAAAGCATTTGAACTCTCCTCGTATTTGATGCTTGTAGCCCTTTGTGAGGTAACTATTGCCCAACACAGCTAGAAAAATTGTTCAGGATATGAAGAATTGTATAGTTACTCCATATTGGTAATACACTCATGGGCAACTCATGGATGGAACTTAACAGAGGTCCTTGTATCATTTCTGCACTCTCTAGGGGTCAAGTATTAGTTCAATATCTTATTTATTGGGCCAATATTTCTGAGGGTTGCATCTACCTGTGAACACAAAGTGCGCACCCAATTTCGTCTAACTCTGTTTCCTACCCTCATTTTGCTTTGAAGGTGACGAACATATTTTGTTCCTAAATTCTTGATAGCCACCTGTGCCTCACTTTATTGGGGGgaaatgttatttcatttttttccctgTCCACATGACTAGTTCTAGGCAGGTTCAAATCTGGCCTCCTTGAAATGTGATTTGTTCTGCCTCAGACACTAGTGACAATATAAAGAGAATGTTCTAATGAATTACTCCAAGTTGTTCTCCATGCACAAAATCCCATATTACAAGGAATGATGTGAAAGGATATAGAAATCAAAATGTTTGCTAAGCTTATGTGGTTGTAATGCCTTATTTCGTTTCCTTAGCATTGTAATTAGAGACTCTAATTCAATTAGAGACCGTTTTTATACTTTAAGAACAATGTAACTAGAGACTTTTTTTAGCCTTAGGATATATAGGTAACTATAAGGCTGTGATGCATATTGCAGGATGTGTTTTCTCATAGGCGTGGAAGAGAAATTCATCAAGACTTATCTCCTTAaatctttgattttatttgCATATGTTAATTGAACATATATCCTTCCTGAATGTATGGTTGAAAAGTTTACGCCGTATATGATACTAAATTGTAAAACTGAAAATTTATCTAGTTTGAATATACATTGATACGTATGTCTGCATGTGTGGCTGTGTGTGCACACAAACATTGATGCGCTGAAATATGTCTTAGGAAGCAGTGGAGAAGCTCACTATTATGAATCACCCTGATGGAGATTGTCCATTGTGTCTGTATCCCTTGGTTCCAGAAGATGGGCAGAATGAAAATTTTCCATTCATGAAGTTAATGTCTTGTTTTCATTGTTTCCACAGGTGGCCTCTCTCTCCCCtttaaatgttttcttttatcATGGCTAATACCTAACACAGGTTTTGTAGctaattttcttgtttatttgttttcaacTATGGAAGTGAATGCATTATTAGGTGGTGGAATTGGCTCCACACTGAAAAAGAAACCAATGCTAGTGATTCATCCAGTGCAATTGTCCGTCCTATACATTACGTGGATAATCAAAGAGGTATACTGGGGTCAGATTGATGGTTAGCAGATCTTTCTGTTGATGATTGATGATGCACTATCTGATTATTCCTtgtattatcttttattttcgaGTTTCCATGGCTCAAGGTGGTTTTTTGGTTAAGTGTGAGAcattacagaaaaaaaaaaaaaaaaaaaaaaaaaaaaaaaaaaaagataagggACAGAATTTCTGTTAGACTTGTGGAGCCTTCTGGTCccccttttcagattttttttgttaCCAATATTATTGGTGCTTGCTGGCATTTCAGAATTTGTCTTTTGCATGCCTTGTCTATGTGTTAAGTTGCCCGGGTTGCCTTCTAAAAAGCATTTTtacttgagaaagaaaaagtgcATACTCTGGTTCTATAATAAAGTTATTGCTGTCTCCTCCCCATGTACTCTTAATGTTATATCAACACATGGATCCTTCATGGCTAAAAACAACTTAATTTGAACCTAAATAACTGATAAAGATCTTGGAAAGCTCTTATATTACATTGTGTGCTTAGGTTTAAATGGGCTTTTAGCACCTTCTCAAATTGTGTTCTGAAATTGAGCATTTCAAAAGTGAGCAAATCGTTATTTTTGTGTCTGATACAAATGGTACATGAAAAGAAGTCCATTGGGTTTTGATTCACCATGTGAAGCACGTTTTACAGAACAAAATACGTTTGTTGGCAATGCCTTTGTCTTGCATGTTTCAATGATGATGTGATGAGAAAGTATTCTCATCGGTTTTAATTTTCtgccatattttttttatctctttaactgatctgattttttttagacCCGCATGGAGCAATGGGAGAGGATATGGGAATCTGCCCAGTTTGCCGCAAAGTTTTTCATTCCAAGGATATTGAGCATGTGCTTTGTTTGGTTGGCTCTCATTCTTCTCAATTGGTTTGTCTCCTCGctatataagttttatttttggtcTGCATTGAAATACAAACTTCCATGATAGACCATGCAAGAAGAATAGGAAAAAATACTCTGCTCAACTACTGTAGGACCAAGCAGCAGCAGCCTCTTATACTGAAAACTTACGGAAATAATTTACTGTACTCCTTTATTTTAGGCTATGTTGTTTGGACGGAAGGTTTTCGAATCAAATGCGTGTTGTTATTCTATTGAAAAGGGCAGAGTGGAATCACAGCCCAAATGATACCGAGAGGAAGACTGCAATAAGTATcttctactttttttaatatcttgcCTCCAAAAGTCTCCAACCCAAGTGCCAATTTTGCAGCATTGGCATCTGATTTTATTTTAGCAAAACTTGATAATTTGGATTTCTTGTCAGTTTTCTAAACTTGGCTGTGTTAGTATTTGTTGGATCAGTCATGTTAAATTATTCAATTGTTCATTTATATCAAGTGCTGGtgaagttattattatttttctttgattccAGAATGCTGATGATATCGAAGTAGATCATAGTGAGAGGCTGCTTGAGTCTGATTCCGAGAACATTAGAAGACAAAAATTTGAGACCATACAAAGACTACAGCAAAACAATGGTGGCttaattgaacccaaaagagaTCTACTTGTCTTGCCTGGTATGTTTCTTCCCCAACCGGTTGCATCTGCCGCCACTATGTCAGCCAAAGAATCCAGTGAGCAACAACAAACGGACCACCCCCCAGTCAACTCGGAAACGCATTCCAGTGAATCCTCAATGCTTGCAACCACCAGTGTGCAAAGGCGCACTGGCATGATGAAGCACCAAGGAGGGAATTCAAGAAAACAAGGCAAACAGACAGCTGCATTGCCTATAACCATGTCAACCAAAGATACTGCCGAGCAACAAAGAAGTGATCCCACGGGCACCTCAGAAACACACTCTATGGTTCCCACCGATAGACCTAGCCCCAGTGAGCGCAGGATCTCCGACTCCACGAGGCACAGGCATCGGAACACAAGAAAACCAGGCAAGCATTGGATCAGAAAAGATGATGCTACGGCAGAGTGATCAATTATATGGTTATTGTATTTGTTCTCCCtttgtttttattcattttcatcACTAATTTTCACGTTTCAAGGAAAAGATGCACAGCCGGAGCCTCTAGAGGTAAAAGGGAAAATGGGCAGctagaaataaagaaataagaatTATGTATTTCTATGTATTGCATTATCCATTGTACCGAAGTATCCCGAAATTTTGGGTGCAAGACTTCATCAAAGCAGCGGGAAGAAAGGCCCCTTGTATTAGAGGCCTTAGTCTTTGTCAAGAGAAAAAGGGGGGGAAAAAGCCTTCTAATCTGCTTAATCTATTAAGATtatataaagagaaatattctaatcataaaaagatttataaaagtGAACTCACATATTCACGCGGCTTAATGCgatgtcagattgtaaagttatttttattataaagtagatataaACTAtcatatgtaataacactaatttgtaaatttatttttgcaaaATTTAGTTGTGGCTATAGCATTTCTTTTGTATAAAATGACATGATCTTTATCGCCCCGttataattaattgtatataTCCAAGTTGCTGAAAAGGATCCTATTTTCAACTAAATGGAGGTAATTGATCTCAAAAGTAATGATAGATACAGTTCTAGTTAAGGTATGCAACctttgcacattttttttttttaaataatgaggtctataattaaaaaattaatttttatataaatctcgtatttatcttttttttttaaagggagtgtgcctaatttatacaatttagttatgactgtaaatatcatttctcttaattccAACGATTGTTTCATTATCGGATGCCCTAAATATACTATTCATATAGCCTTTTATTCAAATTGGACCTTTTAATTtagacaataaaataaaataaacaatatttcAATCTTcgtttatattattttcacttaattatgaatatttttataggTGACCAATTTATATGGCAACGCATCATCATGTTTTTTGGATCTCAAATTTTAGGTTTGAAACTAATTTAACCCAAAACTTCGACATGATGCAGCGATTTGATCTCCACCACGCCCACACAACTAAAAATTCAATAAGACCCGGCTTGGACATCGAGATGAGATACAAACAATTAGAAAcaaaatcttatctcatatctaatttttcaactaatgctACAGTAATGGTATCGAATGTCTTTTCACTCTGACTCTTAACCTAATAATTTTGCCCAAAATGATTGTTCTATTACTCCTACACGTACTATTACTAAGAGTTGGCTTGAATGGTTGAAAAGACGCgagtagattttataaaaataaatttataaattcacaTGACCAATGATCGAAACTTAGTCattgttttttattaataaatcagTTAGGTATGAAATCAGCAACTGAGTCAcactattataataataattggtGGCTCACTGATCCTATAAGATCCAATCCGTCATGAAAAGTGCTATAGACATAGGAATTTCACAAGATTCATGTGATGATTTATTAGATCTacttgataataaaaataattttataatttgaagtaCCACATTAAGTCATGTCAATTTGTGAACTTATTTTTACATAATCCTtttgtggttaaaatatttctctatccACATTAATCTTAAATGGAAAGCTACATCCAAATTCAATAATTAGGGAACTCATTTATTGTATTTGCTTATAAAATGAATGTTATGCCCACCAAAAATGCAATCACCTCAAGTTATTGTTCAAACACGATGACTTCAAGTGGCCAGGAGGAAGATTATAAACATATGAATTAAACtttacaataattattattcatttaatgaTAGTAATTAGCTgttctaataaataatattgtatGGTCCACTTTAAATATCTATCTCTTCCATTTAAAATCATCGAATTCGAACAAGAACTTAAAACCATCTTGATCTTTTAACTCTttcatttaactttttcatgCAGCTCTCTCTCCAGAAACGAGTTTTTGAAATGGGAAATAATATTTCCAACGAGAAATATCAACAACaaaatttattgaatatttttttttacttaataattaaggaagtgtttttaataaatttataatttttaaaaatatgtatttaaagattttttttttttaaaaaaaaattaagctatctataatatttttcgaAATTCACTCTCTATGGGTGTAGCAATGCCCTTCCCAAATATACATTTTTGTGAAGCTAGGGATCCAGCTTTCGCATGCATTCGCACATCATGACGACGAGCACTGCTAACCCACTTTGCCATCCATTTCCAATATTCACCTTTGTTCACGTGTAACaccattattaattatataaaatattttaactacaagatgattatataaaaataaacttataaattgatatggtttAATGTGATACGTTAATTTATAATCCAACggattttataaaatcacatGCATTTTAtaggttttattttatataattttttttatatctgtaacatattttattaaatattattataataataattacctACGTATATACGTAGCTAGTTTCAAACATATATGAGTTCGAGGGTACAATCGATCAATGAGTCGGTTATGATTGGACATGATTTCATAATTTGGAGGATATATACATAATCTTCTTTGATATATATTATGTGGCTGCGAAATGATCTTAATGATCTCTAATTTATAAGCTCTTGTAATATAAGTACCACGCATGTTTAGAAAATGGAacgaaaataattaattaatttaaaaaaaaaaaaagctaattcATTAATAAGGAATTAACTAGATCTAATTAAAagtataaatttcatattaacTATAGCTAGTTCTAATTAAACTCATCGACTTGATAATAGAATaactctcatatatatatatatatatatatatatatactgactatatttcatttgttttagtTGTTGTTTAATTGGCTAAGTTTGCATATAAAGATGgtttcaactcatcttattttatctttataattttttcaaatttttagataaaatataataaatcattcaacttttttaaattttaaaataataataatattaaaaaaataatattttattcaatttttaactaaaacaatcatatcttatcttatcttattgtCTAAACATCactttaacataaaataaataggaAACAAAAGAGATCAGATATTAATAGATAGTCAAGTGCATATATAATCAATTAAGCAATTGACCAAATACCCATTTGAGGGTGGCaatcaatattataattttcaaatattttggttcaaaacataaaaattaaggaATTAAACAGAACCACACATGTAGGATAAGGAAAACTTACAAATAAATCATCAAGTCAAGTGATCATCTTtggccaaaaacaaaaaagtcaaaaaaataaactgaagaagAATATCATCCACTTGTTTTGGAGTCACGTGTTTAGGTAAGATACCTATATATCAAACATGTTATGGTCTATACGTACGTACGTCGACACAGCATTAATTATTTGCTGCCTCGTTAGGCCCTAACAGCCAATATTAATGGCTAGCTGTCGGGCAAACCATACATATATAcgtatatacaatatatatatactaactcTCTCTACACCTTACCatgacaaaaattaaatttagtgAGATAAAACTATCATAAGAAATAAACAAAACGTTacgaaatatattaaataacagTTATAAATCGTCATCATGACCATCACGTAATGTAtatcacaaaatatatttaatgacagtttattatataatcatcattaaaaatatttttaataatgatcGGTGATGTATTGTTtgatataacgttcgaacgtttattttTCTGTAATAGTTAAAATCTGTCATAAAAATTTACGTTTAAACgtaaaatataacatttgaacGTAAACTAGACTATCATGATCACTCTCTAATATTCATATACGTACGTACAGTAGCCTCATGAAATTCTTGATCTCCTGCGCCTAGACCATCATGATCACTttaatttcttctattttgGTTGGATTTTCCCATGCACTGATCTCTGATCCTTTGGCCAGCTACGGAAAAAAATGTACGTGTATTTGTAGTCAGTTATGTGTTAAGAAGATTATCGTTTCTTATCCAAATCAGTTTATTCTCTTTGTAATTAGTATTCATTCtcaacaaaattaataatttattataaatatttatttttcttgtaataacACAGGGACGACCgagtactattatatatatatatatgaataatattatacactatattattCTCTAATTTGCAtcctactatatataatatagcacatttattactatttgatgataaaaaagtatgcaataaatgatcatttaataatagtaaatatgtcacatcttaatTAGTAGAATGCAAGTGAGATAATAGTATAGTTTAtagaattttcctatatatattatatacatagatAATATCTTTGGTAAATaagatgatatgatatgaaaatttctcaaaaatttttataattttcttttcaaacattacttaaatataaaacagttttcaattttaagtttttaaatttttcatataatcataattactttattattacaagttctacaaactttaaaacaaaatacaaaaatcaatacaaattttttaaatttcaaaactaaaataacattaaaaaataatatttaaataattttttaattttattatatttttatttaactttttttcatattttttaaaactcaataaaatatattaatttaaattattttactactttgACTAAATTACAAGAGTGTCCAAATGTCCATAAACTCAACCATGTAATTAAGGTCTGATCCtcaatagtatatatatacgtgTATGCATGTTAGCCACTAGATCATCTCACCAATATACGAGTGGTCCAACTGGCCTGCAGCTAGCTATCACCTCATGCATGCCATAGTTAAGACCTAGCTAGCCAGAGTAGTACTACTGGTTTTGATTCGTTAAGTAAATACTATTGCCGGTTATATCTGTTTGTTTCAGTACGTACCATGATCACAGtctaaaattaatattccaTCCTAAACATATTCCTTTCTCGATTCGTAATTGGAAATAGACATATGTAGTAGTACTATCAAAACTTGCACTTTTGATGGAAGAAATAATTAAGTTCtgccaagaaaaaagaaaaaaaaaaaaaaaagtaagaaagcTAGCTCTACGTACGATGGATAGTTGGATACTGGTCCAATTAGTTTCGACCaaccatctctctctatctctctctctatctctctctatgTGTGTGTGTCTCATTACAGGAACAGTAGATACCCTGCATTTTTTTCTACTTAAAGGACCGTTCGCTTGTGAGAGCAGCCAAGTGCAACTGATTAAGTATCAGCGGCAGTGAAACACTTTTCTCCTTTACTCTGATCTTTAAAACCCTTCGAGCCATCGATCGAGAACGAGAACTGTGACAAAAGCATTATATTATGTATAGAATCAGAAAGCCTGATCTTTTTCATTCATCGAGGCTTTCAACGAGATCATCCGTACGGACATGCACACAGCTCCCTGCTGCAGCAGCAGTAGCCCCAAAACGCGTTCCAGTACGCTTCTGCTGCAGTACCGTCGATAGTACTACACAATCAGCGAGCCAAGACAGCAAGAAGTTGGCAGAGAATGTTCAAACAGTGAAGCAACTGGAGCGCTTACTCGAACCCATTCATGACACCAGTGCCTCATCCTTGCCGTACCGGTTCATGCCGGCCAGACCGGGAAAGCTTGGGAAGAAATGGATGGAGTACCAAGGTGTTAGAAACTGGGACGGCTTGCTCGACCCTCTGGACGACAATTTGCGCCGAGAGATTCTCCGATACGGCCAGTTCGTGGAAGCTACGTATAAATCCTTCGACTTCGACCCTTCCTCGCCTTCATACGGCACCTGCATGTTCCCCAGAAGATCACTGTTAGAACGAGCGGGCTTACCAGAGACCGGTTATCGTTTGACCAGGAATCTACGTGTGACCTCCGGTATTCAACTA is a window from the Carya illinoinensis cultivar Pawnee chromosome 14, C.illinoinensisPawnee_v1, whole genome shotgun sequence genome containing:
- the LOC122294986 gene encoding uncharacterized protein LOC122294986 isoform X2 encodes the protein MATAEEAEVLAELEAVQAVYGDDCVVMDSYPPHLHVHIKPRTADVTSQQFVEALLGIRGGSQVYQNIYTLILMHICFHKQIDAVYPKEPPHIDLIDSKGLDEQRQKDLVTCIRDKAFELSSYLMLVALCEEAVEKLTIMNHPDGDCPLCLYPLVPEDGQNENFPFMKLMSCFHCFHRWWNWLHTEKETNASDSSSAIVRPIHYVDNQRDPHGAMGEDMGICPVCRKVFHSKDIEHVLCLVGSHSSQLNADDIEVDHSERLLESDSENIRRQKFETIQRLQQNNGGLIEPKRDLLVLPGMFLPQPVASAATMSAKESSEQQQTDHPPVNSETHSSESSMLATTSVQRRTGMMKHQGGNSRKQGKQTAALPITMSTKDTAEQQRSDPTGTSETHSMVPTDRPSPSERRISDSTRHRHRNTRKPGKHWIRKDDATAE
- the LOC122294986 gene encoding uncharacterized protein LOC122294986 isoform X1, yielding MATAEEAEVLAELEAVQAVYGDDCVVMDSYPPHLHVHIKPRTADVTSQQFVEALLGIRGGSQVYQNIYTLILMHICFHKQIDAVYPKEPPHIDLIDSKGLDEQRQKDLVTCIRDKAFELSSYLMLVALCEEAVEKLTIMNHPDGDCPLCLYPLVPEDGQNENFPFMKLMSCFHCFHSECIIRWWNWLHTEKETNASDSSSAIVRPIHYVDNQRDPHGAMGEDMGICPVCRKVFHSKDIEHVLCLVGSHSSQLNADDIEVDHSERLLESDSENIRRQKFETIQRLQQNNGGLIEPKRDLLVLPGMFLPQPVASAATMSAKESSEQQQTDHPPVNSETHSSESSMLATTSVQRRTGMMKHQGGNSRKQGKQTAALPITMSTKDTAEQQRSDPTGTSETHSMVPTDRPSPSERRISDSTRHRHRNTRKPGKHWIRKDDATAE
- the LOC122294986 gene encoding uncharacterized protein LOC122294986 isoform X3, which gives rise to MATAEEAEVLAELEAVQAVYGDDCVVMDSYPPHLHVHIKPRTADVTSQQFVEALLGIRGGSQVYQNIYTLILMHICFHKQIDAVYPKEPPHIDLIDSKGLDEQRQKDLVTCIRDKAFELSSYLMLVALCEEAVEKLTIMNHPDGDCPLCLYPLVPEDGQNENFPFMKLMSCFHCFHSECIIRWWNWLHTEKETNASDSSSAIVRPIHYVDNQRDPHGAMGEDMGICPVCRKVFHSKDIEHVLCLNADDIEVDHSERLLESDSENIRRQKFETIQRLQQNNGGLIEPKRDLLVLPGMFLPQPVASAATMSAKESSEQQQTDHPPVNSETHSSESSMLATTSVQRRTGMMKHQGGNSRKQGKQTAALPITMSTKDTAEQQRSDPTGTSETHSMVPTDRPSPSERRISDSTRHRHRNTRKPGKHWIRKDDATAE
- the LOC122294986 gene encoding uncharacterized protein LOC122294986 isoform X4 codes for the protein MATAEEAEVLAELEAVQAVYGDDCVVMDSYPPHLHVHIKPRTADVTSQQFVEALLGIRGGSQYPKEPPHIDLIDSKGLDEQRQKDLVTCIRDKAFELSSYLMLVALCEEAVEKLTIMNHPDGDCPLCLYPLVPEDGQNENFPFMKLMSCFHCFHSECIIRWWNWLHTEKETNASDSSSAIVRPIHYVDNQRDPHGAMGEDMGICPVCRKVFHSKDIEHVLCLVGSHSSQLNADDIEVDHSERLLESDSENIRRQKFETIQRLQQNNGGLIEPKRDLLVLPGMFLPQPVASAATMSAKESSEQQQTDHPPVNSETHSSESSMLATTSVQRRTGMMKHQGGNSRKQGKQTAALPITMSTKDTAEQQRSDPTGTSETHSMVPTDRPSPSERRISDSTRHRHRNTRKPGKHWIRKDDATAE